AATTGGAAATAGTGTGCTTGTTTCAAAGTATGTCCCACAAAACCTCGATTCCTATAAAAATTCATTCTTCTTCACTTTCGGATTCAGCGCTTTGGAGCCACTCAACAAAGGGCTTAACATTCTTCCAAATTTGAGCACCTTTGTTGCTTCCAGCTATGCCCTTCTCATACCACTTCACAACATATTCTTCCTCCAACACGTCAATATCATAAAGCGCCTTAAGTACAAGAGCCACCTCTTTCACAGCATCCCTACTTGTCTTTCCACAAAAGGTTTCAATGGCTTCAAGGAGGAGCATCTGCTGAGatccttcctcttcttcatcaacaAGACCACACACAGCTGCAAGATAGTTCTTCTTCTTAACAACCTCTTTCGAGAGAGACCCTTTCCCCACTCCACCAAACAGAGATTCAAAAAGGGCATCCATTATATCCTTAGGCTTATCGGGTAATGATTCAACAAATGATTTAAACTGAGTTGCAGTTGAATCTTTCTTAAGATATTCATTAATTGAACTCACCAGCTTCCTACCATTAGCTGCTGATTTTGGCTTCTCTTCATTGGTTGAAATCATAACCATGCCGGCAGTAACAGCACTGAGCTGTTCTTGAATTCTTTGACGAGCAGCCTCCGCCGAAGTGTCGGTCTGCCATTCCACGTCATCACCTTCATCATCGTTATCATCCTCATCTTCTACCACTGCAGAAGCAGAAGCCTCGGTTTCATCTCCTTGGATGCCTTGAGGAGAGGTTTTGACCAAACCTTTCTTTTTCGTTGCGTCTTTCTTCAGTTTCTTTAGCTCTTCATCAGCTGCTTCACCTTCCTTGAGACGTTCCTTCTCAGCTCTCCTCATCGCCTTCTTGTCCTTACCACTTCCCTTTTTCTGCTCAGGAGGATTCTTTAAGATGAATGTGTTAAGTTTGTCCCTCATATCAACATCAGAAAGAAACCCACAAGCAGCACATTTCAGAGTGATCATCTGTGTCTTTGTGATTATTATCTCAGTCTCGGGATTCCCACACCCATAACACTGGACATATTTCTTTATGAAATTCTCTAGAAGACCTGCAAGCTTGGAAGTTTCATGAGCACCATTCACATGAGAGGTTCCCGTCTTCTCCTCGAATTTGGATTGGGCTCCAAGCTCACACCCAAAATACTTTGTGGTATAAGAAGCAGGTCTACTAAGGGCCTTTGCAATATCAACCATATTGACAATGTTAGTCTTGATGCCATTTCCTCTGCCCTCAATCTTAGTTATCA
This is a stretch of genomic DNA from Impatiens glandulifera chromosome 4, dImpGla2.1, whole genome shotgun sequence. It encodes these proteins:
- the LOC124933525 gene encoding probable eukaryotic translation initiation factor 5-2, which gives rise to MALQNIGAGNKDDAFYRYKMPRMITKIEGRGNGIKTNIVNMVDIAKALSRPASYTTKYFGCELGAQSKFEEKTGTSHVNGAHETSKLAGLLENFIKKYVQCYGCGNPETEIIITKTQMITLKCAACGFLSDVDMRDKLNTFILKNPPEQKKGSGKDKKAMRRAEKERLKEGEAADEELKKLKKDATKKKGLVKTSPQGIQGDETEASASAVVEDEDDNDDEGDDVEWQTDTSAEAARQRIQEQLSAVTAGMVMISTNEEKPKSAANGRKLVSSINEYLKKDSTATQFKSFVESLPDKPKDIMDALFESLFGGVGKGSLSKEVVKKKNYLAAVCGLVDEEEEGSQQMLLLEAIETFCGKTSRDAVKEVALVLKALYDIDVLEEEYVVKWYEKGIAGSNKGAQIWKNVKPFVEWLQSAESESEEE